The proteins below come from a single Triticum aestivum cultivar Chinese Spring chromosome 5D, IWGSC CS RefSeq v2.1, whole genome shotgun sequence genomic window:
- the LOC123119402 gene encoding uncharacterized protein isoform X1: MTAAYGSRRAAADGSDARDDGGVRIQASGGRTLQGVGVLRGGTMVAPPYRGGTAGRAWQRPRTRLFTPPPWLVVAQWQDPAAGEPSRQHLSSLSVLQNEVNLLNPLAELEKQAQEEASRAVHQLILMSSAKTASTYNLAVKVLHRISLDLLSCFHDHTSNRGD; the protein is encoded by the exons ATGACGGCGGCGTACGGATCCAGGCGAGCGGCGGCGGACGGGTCGGACGCGCGGGATGACGGCGGCGTACGGATCCAGGCGAGCGGCGGTAGGACCTTGCAAGGCGTCGGGGTTCTCCGTGGCGGCACCATGGTTGCTCCGCCGTACAGGGGAGGCACGGCAGGGCGAGCATGGCAGAGGCCGAGAACCAGGTTGTTCACGCCCCCTCCATGGCTCGTCGTCGCCCAGTGGCAAGATCCTGCTGCAGGCGAGCCCTCCAGACAGCATCTCTCCTCCCTCTCG GTGTTACAGAATGAAGTCAATCTCCTTAACCCGCTGGCTGAGCTAGAGAAGCAAGCACAAGAAGAAGCATCTCGTGCAGTCCATCAGCTCATCCT GATGTCAAGTGCCAAGACCGCTTCAACAT ATAATTTGGCTGTCAAAGTGCTACATCGCATCTCACTAGACCTATTGA GCTGCTTCCATGACCATACTTCAAATAGGGGAGATTAG
- the LOC123119402 gene encoding uncharacterized protein isoform X2 produces the protein MTAAYGSRRAAADGSDARDDGGVRIQASGGRTLQGVGVLRGGTMVAPPYRGGTAGRAWQRPRTRLFTPPPWLVVAQWQDPAAGEPSRQHLSSLSVLQNEVNLLNPLAELEKQAQEEASRAVHQLILMSSAKTASTYNLAVKVLHRISLDLLRGELL, from the exons ATGACGGCGGCGTACGGATCCAGGCGAGCGGCGGCGGACGGGTCGGACGCGCGGGATGACGGCGGCGTACGGATCCAGGCGAGCGGCGGTAGGACCTTGCAAGGCGTCGGGGTTCTCCGTGGCGGCACCATGGTTGCTCCGCCGTACAGGGGAGGCACGGCAGGGCGAGCATGGCAGAGGCCGAGAACCAGGTTGTTCACGCCCCCTCCATGGCTCGTCGTCGCCCAGTGGCAAGATCCTGCTGCAGGCGAGCCCTCCAGACAGCATCTCTCCTCCCTCTCG GTGTTACAGAATGAAGTCAATCTCCTTAACCCGCTGGCTGAGCTAGAGAAGCAAGCACAAGAAGAAGCATCTCGTGCAGTCCATCAGCTCATCCT GATGTCAAGTGCCAAGACCGCTTCAACAT ATAATTTGGCTGTCAAAGTGCTACATCGCATCTCACTAGACCTATTGA